A region of Ferruginibacter albus DNA encodes the following proteins:
- a CDS encoding DUF6377 domain-containing protein, producing the protein MKYGLIILFCFLGLTAFTQSAQDTLIQDLVNTIHQSDEYDKNKIEVIDQLRTKLQNTSPGSLQVIFETTEKIYEEYKVFKYDSAYLYANKLLEIARQTGNGNNLAAAKMKISFILLSTGLYKETYDSLQNISADLITDTLKKAEYYTLWARYYYDVAAYANDNYHSADYDSAGSVYLDSAILYYPAGSFERTYYTGLRYFKQNKRDSAYSYFSSLLQQSHLSYHQYALAASTLSNIYQQHGDINKTIELLVKATEADIRSSTKETLANFHLAELLYKIGDLKTAAICIENAVANAAFYGARQRKVQTNSILPLIEGERINSIEEQKRNLIKYASVVTILGLLLAVLIYIVFKQYKNLKIAQQLLSLSHEQQQVINKQLEHTNKELENANKQLEEANEKQEEANKIKEEYIAYFFNTDSQLYAKLDKIKSTLLRKIKERNYDEARFFVDKIDPEKEKKELLQNFDKLFLKLFPHFVDEVNALLHPEAAIKLKENELLNTDLRIFALIRMGVTDTEQIARILDYSVKTIYAYKTKLKHKSLTPNENFDDKIMKIRAL; encoded by the coding sequence ATGAAATATGGATTAATAATACTGTTCTGTTTTTTGGGGTTAACGGCATTTACGCAATCTGCTCAGGATACATTGATACAGGATCTTGTCAACACCATACACCAAAGCGATGAATACGATAAAAATAAGATTGAAGTAATTGATCAGCTTAGAACAAAGTTACAAAATACCAGCCCGGGCAGCTTGCAGGTCATATTTGAAACAACAGAAAAAATATATGAAGAATACAAGGTCTTCAAATACGATTCAGCGTATTTATATGCCAATAAGTTATTAGAGATAGCAAGGCAAACCGGCAATGGCAATAATTTGGCGGCAGCTAAGATGAAGATAAGCTTCATTCTTTTATCTACCGGCTTGTATAAAGAAACCTATGATTCCTTACAAAATATTTCAGCAGACCTAATTACAGATACGCTTAAAAAAGCAGAGTATTACACGCTTTGGGCAAGATATTATTATGATGTAGCCGCTTATGCCAATGACAACTATCATTCTGCTGATTACGATAGTGCCGGTTCCGTATATCTGGATTCTGCTATCTTATATTACCCTGCCGGTTCTTTTGAAAGAACTTATTATACAGGGCTTCGTTATTTTAAGCAGAATAAGCGTGATTCTGCTTATTCTTATTTCAGTTCATTGTTGCAACAATCTCATCTTTCTTATCATCAATATGCGCTGGCAGCATCAACACTCAGTAATATTTATCAGCAGCATGGCGATATTAATAAAACAATTGAATTATTGGTAAAGGCTACAGAAGCTGATATCCGATCATCTACTAAAGAAACCTTAGCTAATTTTCACCTGGCAGAGTTACTATATAAAATCGGCGACCTAAAAACGGCTGCCATCTGTATTGAAAATGCAGTTGCCAACGCTGCATTTTACGGCGCAAGACAACGTAAGGTTCAAACCAACTCTATTTTGCCTTTGATAGAAGGGGAACGAATTAACAGCATCGAAGAACAAAAACGTAACCTCATAAAATATGCATCTGTAGTAACCATCCTTGGACTATTATTAGCAGTACTTATATATATAGTATTCAAGCAGTATAAAAATTTAAAGATCGCACAGCAGCTATTATCCTTATCGCATGAACAGCAACAGGTGATCAATAAGCAATTAGAACATACCAATAAGGAACTCGAAAATGCCAATAAACAATTGGAAGAAGCCAATGAAAAACAGGAAGAGGCTAATAAGATCAAAGAAGAATATATAGCTTACTTTTTTAATACAGATTCTCAATTGTATGCCAAGCTGGACAAAATTAAATCTACCCTTTTGCGTAAGATCAAGGAAAGGAATTATGATGAAGCCCGGTTTTTTGTAGATAAAATAGATCCTGAGAAAGAGAAAAAAGAGCTGCTGCAGAATTTTGACAAGCTTTTTTTAAAGCTTTTTCCTCATTTTGTGGACGAAGTAAATGCTTTATTGCATCCGGAGGCGGCTATCAAATTAAAAGAAAATGAACTATTAAATACCGATTTGAGGATTTTTGCACTGATAAGGATGGGCGTAACGGATACAGAACAAATTGCCCGGATCCTGGATTATTCAGTAAAAACTATTTATGCCTATAAAACAAAACTCAAACATAAATCTTTAACTCCCAATGAGAACTTCGATGATAAAATCATGAAAATACGAGCACTATAA
- a CDS encoding 2OG-Fe(II) oxygenase has product MPTTTQIFDYNKWTAQLGELSKRYQSADPYPHIVLENFLDPAVVEECSEEFNQLTKSDGWINYTHYNEKKKGLNKFDLLPPTIQSTIGELNSPEFLSFLSKLTGINNLQKDDSLEGGGIHQSGKGGFLNIHADFTVHPRHSNWQRRINVLVYLNKDWQEEWGGKLELWDREMKACEEKVLPVFNRCVIFNTDADSYHGHPEPMTCPEDKFRRSIALYYYTIEDKPFRRATYYKARPGEGNKKFMVKLDNFMVAVYTEIKGKLGANDKIMGKILRMFSKKNK; this is encoded by the coding sequence ATGCCGACTACTACGCAAATATTCGATTATAATAAATGGACTGCACAGCTTGGTGAATTAAGCAAGCGGTATCAATCTGCTGATCCATATCCGCATATTGTTCTCGAAAACTTTTTAGATCCTGCTGTAGTAGAAGAATGTTCGGAAGAGTTCAATCAATTGACAAAGTCGGATGGCTGGATAAACTATACGCATTACAACGAGAAAAAGAAAGGACTTAATAAATTCGACCTGTTACCTCCAACTATACAATCAACTATTGGTGAATTAAATTCACCGGAGTTCTTAAGTTTTTTATCAAAACTAACGGGCATCAATAACCTGCAAAAAGATGATTCGCTGGAAGGTGGTGGCATTCATCAATCTGGTAAAGGTGGCTTCCTGAATATTCATGCAGACTTTACCGTACATCCTCGTCATAGCAATTGGCAACGTAGAATAAACGTGTTGGTGTATTTGAATAAAGACTGGCAGGAAGAATGGGGGGGCAAACTGGAATTGTGGGATAGAGAAATGAAAGCCTGTGAAGAAAAAGTATTGCCGGTGTTTAATCGCTGTGTGATATTCAATACAGATGCTGATTCTTATCATGGTCACCCTGAACCGATGACTTGTCCTGAAGATAAATTCAGACGTTCTATCGCTTTATATTATTATACAATAGAAGATAAGCCGTTTCGTCGTGCCACCTACTATAAAGCCCGCCCGGGTGAAGGCAATAAAAAATTCATGGTTAAGCTAGACAACTTTATGGTGGCTGTTTATACAGAGATCAAAGGCAAGTTGGGAGCGAATGATAAGATCATGGGGAAGATACTTCGAATGTTTTCTAAGAAGAATAAATAA
- a CDS encoding SusC/RagA family TonB-linked outer membrane protein: MIFRTKIFLSLIFCLQVLHVSAQDISISGKVTDDKGQPLANVSIIIVSGKKGTSTDNSGNFQLRVKDGTSLSFSFVGYDAVTMPAQLNMQVTLKKTDLTLTDVVVIGYGTQKKKEVTGAISTVKSSEFQKGAITTPEQLIAGKVAGVTITSNGGSPGAGSIIRIRGGASLNASNDPLIVIDGVPLSGNNIYGTSNSLSLINPNDIESFTILKDAASCAIYGSRASNGVIMITTKKGTGRKPVITFNTQVSYSTLANKVDVMSAGQFTAYVDSFGSARFKNLLGKSNTDWQDEIYHNVISTDNNISIAGRYKNIPYRISAGFLNQNGLLLTDYLERGSGGISLSPQLFDNHLKIDINLKGAISKARFGNGAAISSAIYFDPTQPVRTNSPFGNYFEWSDLDPITQQLTLNKLAPKNPVELLNLYRNISHVQRSYGNIQFDYKFHFLPDLHANLNLGYDVASGRGNIDVPAYAAQNYLDSGQRNRYSNSIGNKVGEFYLNYVKDLKKIKSNINLIAGYGYYNNLSTNYNYPNVRYNGDTIPNTIPAFAFDKPENTLISYYSRLIYTYNEKYILAASIRRDGSSKFSPANRWGVFPSVALTWRINNEEFLKNQHTLSDLKLRLSYGVTGNQDGINNYPYQAVYSSPGDSTSFVQFGNSFYGMSTPTAYDANIKWEQTTSTNIGIDFGFLNSRITGSIDYYFRKTKDLLNLVPLPAGSNFTTSIVTNVGNVENSGVEFSINADIIRNKKYNWSVSFNASYYDNKITNLTATNDPSYAGTTIDEGGGIKINSVGYSAQSFYVYKQEFSNGKAIEGLYADANGDGVFNDKDFYHYKSPTPTYVMGFSTQFTYGKWTASTVLRANIGNYMYNYVATGATQASIFNSLGFLANNLTSINNTSFLYTQAKSDYYIQNASFLKMDNLGISYALGKILKDKANVQISANCQNVFTITKYTGLDPEKFNGIDDNLYPRPRTFVLGVNLQF; encoded by the coding sequence ATGATATTCAGGACTAAGATCTTCCTTTCTTTGATTTTTTGCTTGCAGGTTCTACATGTATCCGCACAGGATATTTCCATAAGCGGGAAAGTAACCGATGACAAAGGGCAACCCCTTGCCAATGTTTCTATTATTATAGTATCCGGCAAAAAAGGAACAAGTACCGACAATAGCGGTAATTTTCAACTTAGGGTAAAAGACGGCACGTCCTTATCCTTTTCATTTGTAGGATATGATGCTGTTACTATGCCTGCACAATTGAATATGCAGGTGACATTGAAGAAAACAGACCTTACACTAACCGATGTGGTAGTAATTGGTTACGGTACTCAAAAGAAAAAAGAAGTAACCGGTGCTATCAGCACGGTAAAGTCAAGTGAATTTCAAAAAGGCGCTATTACTACCCCCGAACAATTAATAGCCGGTAAAGTAGCCGGTGTTACCATTACCAGCAACGGTGGTTCACCGGGAGCAGGAAGTATAATACGCATTAGAGGCGGCGCTTCCTTAAATGCCAGCAACGATCCATTAATAGTAATTGACGGTGTGCCGTTGAGTGGTAATAATATATATGGTACATCTAATTCGCTTAGTTTAATTAACCCGAACGACATAGAATCGTTTACCATATTGAAAGATGCGGCTTCCTGCGCTATCTATGGTTCCCGCGCATCCAACGGTGTAATTATGATCACCACCAAAAAAGGAACCGGCAGAAAACCGGTGATCACCTTTAATACGCAGGTATCCTATTCAACATTGGCAAATAAAGTAGATGTAATGTCTGCAGGGCAGTTTACAGCTTATGTAGATTCTTTTGGAAGTGCCCGCTTTAAAAATCTTTTAGGAAAATCAAATACGGATTGGCAGGATGAGATCTATCATAATGTGATCAGTACAGATAATAATATTAGTATAGCAGGCCGATATAAAAATATTCCTTACAGGATTTCGGCAGGATTTTTAAACCAGAATGGTTTGTTACTGACAGATTATTTGGAAAGAGGTTCCGGAGGAATTTCACTTTCACCGCAATTATTCGATAATCATTTAAAAATTGATATCAACCTTAAAGGAGCTATAAGCAAAGCCCGTTTTGGAAATGGTGCGGCTATTTCTTCTGCTATTTATTTTGATCCCACACAACCGGTACGCACCAATTCACCTTTTGGTAATTATTTTGAATGGTCTGATTTAGACCCGATAACTCAACAGCTTACTTTAAATAAGCTGGCGCCTAAAAACCCTGTAGAGTTATTAAATCTTTATCGCAATATAAGTCATGTACAGCGTAGTTATGGCAATATCCAGTTTGATTATAAATTTCATTTTCTACCTGACTTACATGCTAACTTAAACTTAGGGTATGATGTTGCCAGTGGAAGAGGTAATATAGATGTTCCTGCGTATGCTGCACAAAATTATTTAGATAGCGGTCAGCGAAACAGGTATAGCAACTCTATTGGCAATAAAGTAGGCGAGTTTTATTTGAACTATGTAAAAGACTTAAAGAAGATAAAAAGTAATATCAACCTTATTGCAGGATATGGATACTATAATAATCTTTCAACAAACTATAATTATCCTAATGTAAGATATAATGGAGATACGATCCCAAATACTATTCCCGCTTTTGCTTTTGACAAGCCGGAGAATACATTGATATCGTATTACAGCCGGTTAATTTATACCTATAACGAGAAATATATTTTAGCGGCTTCTATACGCCGGGATGGATCTTCTAAATTTTCACCGGCTAATCGTTGGGGCGTTTTTCCATCTGTGGCATTAACATGGCGTATTAATAACGAAGAATTTTTGAAAAACCAACATACATTATCTGATCTGAAATTGCGGTTAAGCTACGGCGTTACCGGCAACCAGGATGGTATCAACAATTATCCTTACCAGGCAGTTTATTCTTCGCCGGGAGATAGCACATCCTTTGTTCAATTCGGCAATAGTTTTTATGGAATGAGTACGCCTACTGCTTACGATGCCAATATTAAATGGGAGCAAACTACTTCTACAAATATTGGTATTGACTTCGGGTTTCTTAACTCACGCATAACCGGTAGCATTGATTATTATTTTAGAAAAACGAAAGATCTATTGAATCTTGTTCCGTTACCTGCGGGTTCTAATTTTACTACCAGTATTGTAACCAATGTGGGCAATGTAGAAAACAGCGGTGTTGAATTTTCAATCAATGCTGATATTATTCGCAATAAAAAATATAACTGGTCAGTGAGCTTCAATGCATCTTACTATGATAATAAAATAACCAACTTAACAGCCACTAATGATCCATCGTATGCCGGAACAACCATCGATGAAGGGGGGGGAATCAAAATAAATTCGGTTGGTTATAGTGCTCAATCTTTTTATGTATATAAACAAGAGTTTTCCAATGGCAAAGCTATAGAAGGTTTATATGCAGATGCAAATGGCGATGGCGTTTTCAATGACAAAGACTTCTATCATTATAAATCTCCAACACCAACATATGTAATGGGGTTCTCTACTCAGTTTACATATGGCAAATGGACGGCAAGCACAGTATTAAGAGCCAACATTGGCAATTACATGTATAATTATGTTGCTACCGGTGCCACACAAGCCAGCATTTTCAATAGTCTTGGCTTTCTGGCTAATAATCTCACTTCAATAAACAATACATCGTTCTTATATACACAAGCAAAATCTGATTACTATATACAAAATGCATCCTTTTTAAAGATGGATAATTTAGGTATCTCTTATGCATTGGGAAAAATTTTAAAGGACAAAGCCAATGTACAGATCAGTGCGAATTGTCAGAACGTATTTACCATTACAAAATACACAGGACTAGATCCTGAAAAGTTTAATGGTATTGATGATAATTTGTATCCGCGACCAAGAACTTTTGTATTAGGTGTTAATCTTCAATTTTAA
- a CDS encoding ComEC/Rec2 family competence protein, with translation MPIWKTAPFLRLLLPLTAGIIVQWYIQFPLPVIFVFIGCTAVNYITFGLLPLGTRFKLQLLQGIAIQLLLIGFGLLLTWVKDIRHHESWYGNYYNSNDHLLVRINEPPVEKANSYKADGYVLSVIRNDTTIAAKGKILLYFSKDADSLSLHYGDVVLIQGNLQPIKNSGNPGAFNYQRYAAFQQTFHTLFLKNKDWILVKDKDVNRFDQFIFSARATILSALQKNIGNNKNELGIAEALLIGYTNDLDKDIVQAYSNTGVVHIIAISGMHLGLIYVVLFWLFSRLPLIKRSVFIKVIAILICLWIFSLLTGASASVLRSAVVFTCITIGIGINKKASVYNSLAASAFLLLCYNPYFLWDVGFQLSYCAVLSIILFQKPIYNWFYVKNKWLDKLWEMIAITLSAQLLTFPVCIYYFHQFPVLFLLANIVAIPLSTIILFAEIFLVLFNKVTLIGAYLGKAVWWLTALMNNFIIWINHFSFSVIDNLSASVLSTWLLYGIIIFVCAWLMGRNAKFLLKALVCTLFFVMVSAYNQYKTMQQDKMIVYNVPKYRAIDFISGNRYWFKGDAILLANALLQNFHLKPSRIYMRLNKRIDAASDGFAQNGFYQIKDKRILLIDTTLSFIPPLQKIKLDVIVISKNPKIQIPQLASVFSCDQYVADASNSLWKIEKWKKECEDLHLRFFSVPQQGAFVLDTQ, from the coding sequence ATGCCCATCTGGAAAACAGCTCCGTTCCTTCGCTTACTGCTTCCTTTAACAGCAGGCATAATAGTACAATGGTATATACAGTTTCCATTACCGGTAATCTTTGTTTTCATTGGTTGTACAGCGGTTAATTATATCACCTTCGGGCTGTTGCCGCTTGGCACACGTTTTAAGCTGCAGCTATTGCAGGGCATCGCTATTCAGCTATTGCTTATTGGCTTTGGCTTGTTGCTTACATGGGTAAAAGATATACGGCATCATGAAAGCTGGTATGGCAATTATTATAACAGCAACGATCACCTGCTGGTACGCATCAATGAGCCGCCGGTTGAAAAGGCAAACTCCTATAAAGCAGATGGCTATGTATTGTCCGTGATCAGGAATGATACAACGATTGCCGCCAAAGGAAAGATCCTGCTTTATTTTTCAAAAGATGCCGATTCATTGTCCTTGCATTATGGTGATGTGGTATTGATACAAGGAAATTTACAACCCATAAAAAACTCCGGCAACCCGGGTGCGTTCAACTATCAACGGTATGCAGCTTTTCAGCAAACATTCCATACCCTCTTTCTTAAAAACAAAGATTGGATTTTGGTAAAAGATAAAGACGTTAACCGCTTTGATCAATTTATCTTTTCAGCAAGAGCAACCATTTTATCAGCCTTACAAAAAAATATCGGCAACAATAAAAATGAACTAGGTATTGCAGAAGCGCTGTTGATCGGGTATACCAACGACCTGGACAAAGACATTGTGCAGGCATACAGCAATACCGGCGTAGTGCATATCATTGCCATATCCGGTATGCATTTAGGATTGATCTATGTGGTATTGTTTTGGTTGTTCAGTCGCTTGCCGTTGATAAAGCGCTCGGTATTTATTAAAGTAATAGCCATCCTTATTTGCTTATGGATATTTTCATTGCTTACCGGTGCCTCTGCATCGGTATTGCGTTCCGCCGTAGTATTCACCTGCATTACCATTGGTATCGGCATTAATAAAAAAGCTTCTGTCTATAATTCGTTAGCGGCATCCGCGTTTTTATTGCTGTGTTATAACCCGTATTTTTTGTGGGATGTAGGTTTTCAATTGTCGTATTGCGCTGTGCTGAGCATTATACTTTTTCAAAAGCCCATTTATAATTGGTTCTATGTAAAAAATAAATGGCTGGATAAATTATGGGAAATGATCGCCATTACCTTATCGGCACAGCTATTAACTTTTCCTGTTTGCATTTATTATTTCCACCAGTTTCCGGTGCTGTTCTTGTTGGCGAATATTGTTGCCATACCACTTTCAACCATTATTTTATTTGCAGAAATATTTTTAGTGCTATTTAATAAGGTGACATTGATAGGTGCTTACCTGGGTAAAGCAGTGTGGTGGTTAACGGCACTGATGAATAATTTTATTATATGGATAAATCACTTCTCCTTTTCGGTGATCGATAACTTATCCGCATCGGTACTATCTACCTGGTTATTGTATGGTATCATCATTTTTGTTTGTGCATGGCTAATGGGCAGGAATGCAAAATTTTTGTTGAAGGCATTGGTATGCACTTTGTTTTTTGTTATGGTATCGGCATACAACCAATACAAAACAATGCAACAGGATAAGATGATCGTTTATAATGTTCCTAAATACCGGGCAATAGATTTTATTAGCGGCAACAGGTATTGGTTTAAAGGAGATGCTATCTTGCTTGCCAATGCACTGCTGCAGAATTTTCATTTAAAGCCTTCCCGCATTTATATGCGGTTGAATAAAAGGATAGATGCTGCTTCGGATGGGTTTGCCCAAAATGGATTTTATCAGATCAAGGATAAGCGCATCTTATTAATAGATACTACACTTTCATTTATACCACCACTGCAGAAGATCAAATTAGATGTAATAGTAATTTCAAAAAACCCAAAGATCCAAATCCCGCAACTGGCAAGCGTTTTCAGCTGTGATCAATATGTTGCCGATGCTTCTAATAGTTTGTGGAAAATTGAAAAATGGAAAAAAGAGTGCGAAGATTTACATTTGCGCTTCTTTTCGGTTCCCCAACAGGGGGCATTTGTGTTAGATACACAATAA
- the purH gene encoding bifunctional phosphoribosylaminoimidazolecarboxamide formyltransferase/IMP cyclohydrolase, producing MNKKIQAALISVFYKDGLENIVKELNNLGVTIYSTGGTQKFIEDLKVPCVPVESLTTYPSILGGRVKTLHPAVFGGILGKRNDETHVQEMKQYNIPEIDLVIVDLYPFEETVKSTTDEKLIIEKIDIGGPSMIRGAAKNHADVVVVAAKKEYALLEQLLKEQKGETSLEQRRSFAIKAFDVCTAYDTAISNYFNQTLVETPFNKEKKVLRYGENPHQSAAFYGDLNELFAQLNGKELSYNNLVDVDAAVQLIADVPQKDVTFAIIKHTNVCGVAARATVKEAWDAALAGDPESAFGGILITNAAVDKATAEAISEIFFEVLIAPSFNEDALQILKSKKNRILLQLLKQPESTTQYKSLLNGVLVQQNDIGNYTEWKETGGRETTAAEKEDLSFANIVAKHLKSNSIALVKNKQLVGKGCGQTSRVDSLRQSIEKAKQFSFDLNGAVLTSDAFFPFDDCVKMAHAAGIAAFIQPGGSIRDNDSIEYCKQNNLAMVITGLRHFKH from the coding sequence ATGAACAAAAAAATTCAAGCTGCATTAATTTCTGTTTTTTATAAAGACGGGTTAGAGAACATTGTAAAAGAACTGAACAACCTGGGAGTAACCATTTACTCTACCGGCGGTACGCAAAAATTCATAGAAGATCTGAAAGTGCCTTGTGTTCCTGTGGAGTCGTTAACTACTTATCCATCTATTTTAGGTGGAAGAGTGAAAACGCTACACCCTGCTGTGTTTGGTGGTATTTTGGGAAAAAGGAACGATGAAACGCATGTGCAGGAAATGAAGCAATACAACATTCCTGAAATTGACCTGGTTATTGTTGATCTATACCCGTTTGAAGAAACAGTTAAATCGACTACTGATGAAAAATTGATCATTGAGAAAATAGATATCGGCGGTCCATCTATGATCCGTGGCGCTGCTAAAAATCATGCAGATGTAGTGGTGGTTGCTGCAAAAAAAGAATATGCTTTATTGGAGCAATTATTAAAAGAACAAAAAGGCGAGACCAGCTTAGAACAACGTCGCAGCTTTGCTATAAAAGCATTTGATGTTTGCACGGCTTACGATACGGCTATCTCTAATTACTTTAATCAAACCCTTGTTGAAACACCTTTCAATAAAGAAAAGAAAGTATTGCGCTACGGTGAAAATCCGCATCAATCAGCTGCTTTCTATGGCGATCTGAATGAGCTGTTTGCTCAATTGAACGGAAAGGAATTATCGTATAATAATTTGGTGGATGTGGATGCAGCAGTGCAATTGATCGCAGATGTGCCTCAAAAGGATGTTACGTTCGCAATTATTAAGCACACGAATGTGTGTGGTGTTGCAGCAAGAGCTACTGTTAAAGAAGCATGGGATGCTGCATTGGCGGGCGATCCTGAAAGCGCTTTTGGCGGCATCTTAATTACCAATGCTGCTGTTGATAAGGCAACTGCAGAAGCCATCAGCGAAATATTTTTTGAAGTATTGATCGCTCCTTCTTTTAATGAAGATGCGTTACAAATATTAAAGTCGAAAAAGAATCGCATATTATTACAGTTATTAAAACAACCTGAAAGCACTACACAATACAAGTCTTTATTGAACGGTGTATTGGTACAACAGAATGATATCGGTAATTACACCGAATGGAAAGAAACGGGCGGCAGGGAAACTACTGCTGCAGAAAAAGAAGACCTGAGCTTTGCGAATATAGTTGCCAAACATTTAAAGAGTAACTCCATTGCTTTGGTAAAGAATAAACAACTGGTAGGTAAAGGTTGCGGGCAAACTTCCCGTGTTGATTCTTTACGTCAATCAATTGAAAAAGCAAAACAATTCAGCTTTGATCTGAATGGGGCGGTATTGACAAGCGATGCTTTTTTCCCTTTTGATGATTGCGTGAAAATGGCACATGCAGCGGGTATTGCAGCATTTATTCAACCCGGCGGCTCTATTCGTGATAACGATTCTATTGAATACTGCAAACAAAATAACCTGGCAATGGTTATTACAGGATTGCGTCATTTTAAACATTAA
- a CDS encoding ArnT family glycosyltransferase, which yields MQLNNKTLVLIIAAIAAFLFIPFLGKVHLFDWDEINFAECAREMLKTHDYTRVYVNFKPFWEKPPMFFWLQSTAMRWFGINEFAARLPNALCGIATLITLFLCGQKLYDKKFGILWALAYGGSLFPNMYFKSGIIDPWFNLFTFLSLYFFILYHWQRNGFDKVGLKGRPIRNVIWSGVFMGLAILTKGQVALMMFLLCLGVYFIYNRFKIYFNWGYAILFLVVASLVTCTWYGYETYKNGTWFITEFLKYQYRLFTTHDAGQKGFFGYHYIVILIGCFPASLLAIPAFFKTPYTKRYDKDFKKWMLILFWVVTILFTIVQSRIIHYSSLAWFPVTFLAAYTVYKWQWGNLKYKKYVGVLIAVLGSLVALLILLVAIIGLNVKKLAPYVHDKFAQGNMEANVSWNGTEGIVGIILIIALILGIRLLNRGNYYKAAWTFFAGTGLVIFLAAAIIVPKVERYSQGASVDFCIERQGEDCYVVPLGYKSYVQLFYTQKEKPTNDSSYSEQWLLKGNIDKPVYFISKVDRVDGYIKDNPQLKELYRKNGFVFLKREISGN from the coding sequence ATGCAACTCAACAATAAAACGCTTGTTTTAATAATAGCTGCTATAGCAGCGTTTCTTTTTATTCCTTTTTTAGGTAAGGTCCATTTATTTGATTGGGATGAAATAAATTTTGCTGAGTGCGCCCGTGAAATGTTGAAAACACACGACTATACCCGTGTATATGTAAACTTTAAACCATTCTGGGAAAAGCCTCCTATGTTTTTCTGGCTGCAATCTACTGCCATGAGATGGTTTGGAATTAATGAGTTTGCGGCACGTCTTCCGAATGCCCTTTGCGGAATAGCTACTTTAATAACATTATTCTTATGCGGACAAAAATTGTATGATAAAAAGTTCGGGATACTTTGGGCTTTGGCATATGGCGGCTCCTTGTTTCCCAACATGTATTTCAAATCCGGCATTATTGATCCATGGTTTAATTTGTTTACTTTTTTATCTCTGTACTTTTTTATTCTTTATCATTGGCAGCGCAATGGCTTTGATAAAGTAGGTTTAAAAGGAAGGCCCATTCGAAATGTTATCTGGTCAGGAGTATTTATGGGATTGGCCATTCTTACCAAAGGGCAAGTAGCGTTGATGATGTTTCTATTATGCTTGGGTGTTTACTTTATTTACAATCGATTTAAGATATACTTTAACTGGGGATATGCAATACTGTTCCTGGTCGTTGCTTCATTGGTTACCTGCACCTGGTACGGTTACGAAACTTATAAGAACGGAACCTGGTTCATTACCGAATTCTTAAAATATCAATATCGGTTATTCACTACGCATGATGCAGGACAGAAAGGCTTTTTCGGCTATCATTATATTGTAATATTGATCGGGTGTTTTCCTGCATCCTTGTTAGCTATCCCTGCATTTTTTAAAACTCCTTATACAAAAAGATATGACAAGGACTTTAAAAAGTGGATGCTGATCTTATTTTGGGTAGTAACTATTTTATTTACAATTGTGCAATCCCGTATCATTCATTATTCCTCCTTAGCATGGTTTCCTGTAACATTTTTAGCTGCCTATACTGTTTACAAATGGCAATGGGGAAATTTGAAATATAAAAAGTATGTAGGTGTTTTGATCGCTGTATTAGGAAGCCTGGTTGCTTTATTAATATTATTGGTTGCTATAATTGGTTTGAATGTAAAAAAATTAGCGCCTTATGTGCATGATAAGTTTGCACAAGGCAATATGGAAGCAAACGTTAGCTGGAACGGCACAGAAGGTATTGTAGGCATTATATTGATCATTGCATTGATACTAGGAATACGCCTTTTAAATAGAGGCAATTATTACAAAGCGGCATGGACCTTTTTTGCAGGCACCGGCTTGGTGATCTTTTTAGCAGCTGCTATTATTGTTCCTAAAGTAGAACGCTATTCTCAAGGTGCTTCTGTTGATTTTTGTATTGAGCGGCAAGGCGAAGATTGTTATGTTGTTCCTTTAGGATATAAAAGCTATGTACAGCTTTTTTATACACAAAAAGAAAAGCCAACCAATGACAGTTCTTACAGTGAGCAATGGTTATTGAAAGGCAATATTGATAAGCCTGTTTATTTTATTTCCAAGGTTGACAGAGTAGATGGCTATATAAAAGATAACCCACAATTAAAAGAATTGTATAGAAAGAATGGGTTTGTGTTTTTGAAGAGAGAAATTTCAGGCAACTAG